Proteins from a genomic interval of Niabella soli DSM 19437:
- a CDS encoding DUF1972 domain-containing protein, which produces MRIAIIGTRGIPNQYGGFEQFAEYLATGLQQKGFEVTVYNPEFHSFREHFFEGVKIVRKWSPEKQIGASANFIYDYLCLKDAIRKKFDIIYEAGYGTNSISHLFLNFGSSAIVTNMDGLEWKRAKWGPMTRWLTKYFEKLAVKTSHNLIADNTGIQKYLFEQYQANSHMIPYGAEIPEKVDDSLINQYSLQPAGYFLLIARLEPENNVEMIIDGYLRSDKKWPLICVGGMQTKHFKYLNQKIGNEKMVHFVGGIYKKEVLDALRKNALAYFHGHSVGGTNPSLLEAMAAGSFIAAHNNDFNRGVLEANALYFSDSDQVTTIINEVERLRNESFASFSRSNLDIISNKYSWEHIIQQYIDLFNKIYYANSRQNQK; this is translated from the coding sequence ATGAGAATAGCAATTATAGGAACCCGAGGGATCCCTAATCAATACGGAGGTTTTGAACAATTCGCTGAATACCTGGCAACAGGCCTCCAGCAAAAAGGATTCGAGGTAACGGTATATAATCCCGAATTCCATTCGTTTCGAGAGCACTTTTTCGAAGGTGTAAAAATTGTTCGCAAATGGAGCCCTGAAAAACAAATCGGAGCAAGCGCTAACTTTATTTACGATTATCTCTGTCTTAAAGACGCTATTCGGAAGAAGTTTGATATCATTTATGAAGCCGGTTACGGCACTAACAGCATTAGTCATCTCTTTCTGAATTTTGGCAGTTCGGCTATAGTCACTAATATGGACGGCTTGGAATGGAAGCGCGCAAAATGGGGCCCAATGACCCGTTGGCTTACTAAGTATTTTGAAAAACTGGCGGTAAAAACCTCACACAACCTGATAGCAGATAACACTGGTATTCAGAAATACCTGTTTGAACAGTATCAGGCCAACTCGCATATGATTCCTTATGGTGCTGAAATACCGGAAAAGGTAGACGACTCACTGATCAACCAGTATTCGCTCCAGCCAGCCGGCTATTTTTTGCTCATCGCACGGCTCGAACCCGAAAATAATGTTGAAATGATTATTGACGGCTACCTCAGGTCGGATAAAAAATGGCCCCTTATTTGTGTAGGAGGAATGCAGACGAAACACTTTAAGTATCTTAATCAGAAAATTGGGAATGAGAAAATGGTGCATTTCGTTGGAGGGATCTATAAAAAAGAGGTGCTCGACGCTCTTAGAAAGAACGCGCTGGCATATTTTCATGGTCATTCAGTGGGGGGAACCAACCCTTCCCTGCTCGAAGCCATGGCTGCAGGTTCCTTTATTGCCGCGCACAACAATGACTTCAATAGAGGGGTGTTGGAGGCCAATGCGTTATATTTTAGTGATAGCGATCAGGTAACCACCATTATTAACGAGGTGGAGCGTCTCAGGAATGAAAGTTTTGCTTCATTCAGCAGGTCAAACCTTGATATCATCAGTAACAAATATTCGTGGGAGCATATCATCCAGCAATACATCGATCTGTTTAATAAAATATATTATGCAAATAGTCGTCAAAATCAGAAATAA
- a CDS encoding glycosyltransferase family 4 protein, with protein sequence MKVLFQSRKTLFDAPGGDTIQLLKTKEYLERLDVKIDVSTELQPDLTGYDMVHVFNLMRGQESLMQIMNAKKQNKPVALSTIYGLYTDFERKGRKSKARFLFRLLSPFQIEYCKIAARALLGGEFHVGSLKILVTGYYSTLKKIVDNTDVFLPNSLSEMERVIRDFKLKDPKFEVIPNAVDTSLFDPEKTVVEEQYKKYEGCILCVARIEGRKCQADLVEAVRNSPYHLVLVGKPGKNALGYYEAVKNAAGSNVTFINHLEHDKLPQFYKLARVHALVSWMETPGLSSLEAGIMGANLVITPNGDTYDYFGDHAFYCKPGNIASVRNAIDMAYSAPRSSSLQSHIRTHFTWEKTALTTLAAYKQIIK encoded by the coding sequence ATGAAAGTTCTGTTTCAATCCCGAAAAACTTTATTTGATGCACCCGGCGGTGATACAATACAGTTACTTAAAACCAAGGAATACCTTGAACGCCTTGATGTAAAAATCGACGTATCCACTGAACTGCAACCCGACCTGACAGGTTATGATATGGTACATGTATTTAACCTGATGCGGGGGCAGGAGTCATTGATGCAAATAATGAACGCTAAAAAACAAAATAAGCCGGTAGCCCTTTCAACTATCTATGGCCTCTATACTGATTTTGAGCGTAAGGGTAGGAAAAGTAAAGCCCGGTTCCTATTCAGGTTGTTATCTCCTTTTCAAATCGAGTACTGTAAAATTGCAGCGCGGGCACTTCTGGGTGGAGAGTTTCATGTTGGTAGTCTGAAAATTTTGGTTACCGGCTATTACAGCACACTGAAGAAAATTGTTGACAACACGGACGTTTTCCTCCCTAATTCTCTATCGGAAATGGAACGCGTCATTCGTGATTTTAAACTTAAGGATCCAAAATTCGAAGTGATCCCCAATGCTGTTGACACGTCACTATTTGATCCTGAAAAGACTGTGGTGGAAGAGCAATACAAAAAATATGAAGGCTGCATACTTTGTGTAGCTAGGATCGAAGGAAGAAAATGCCAGGCAGATCTGGTAGAGGCGGTCCGAAATTCCCCGTATCACCTTGTACTTGTGGGCAAACCTGGGAAAAATGCCCTGGGCTACTACGAGGCCGTAAAGAATGCTGCTGGCAGCAATGTAACGTTCATCAACCATCTGGAGCACGATAAATTACCTCAATTTTACAAATTGGCCCGGGTGCACGCTTTGGTGAGCTGGATGGAAACACCAGGTCTTTCTTCGCTCGAAGCTGGAATTATGGGAGCCAATCTGGTTATTACCCCCAACGGGGACACATACGACTATTTTGGTGATCATGCCTTTTATTGCAAACCCGGGAATATTGCTTCCGTGAGAAACGCCATCGATATGGCATATAGTGCTCCACGCTCCTCAAGTTTACAGTCCCACATCCGGACTCATTTTACCTGGGAAAAAACTGCATTGACAACACTTGCGGCCTACAAACAAATTATTAAATGA
- a CDS encoding O-antigen ligase family protein: MENHSLNRTFIFILLLVPLFDSMTGLLVRGDTLSAGGLGTPSQIIRFLLIGLSLLIIQSKQRYRILAIMCLYMLLIEAVAFVAHQSFQGLAIGLVFSYKFIYAAFIYFALEKIIQKEHFDEKALVRLMYKFTAILCFTFIIGDVLAIRLGISNSFFRSQGLFSSGNGLGLLLGALSFILRFGFKQRYLKGIGPKALYSLTLVCLMLIATKASVIFLVLNFIFMLWSIPSLYRSFLIIAFLVLIFIYADKILASLNIAFELLIFRFENKTSWLGFLMSGRESYLDTAFTAFKQSPFLPLRILFGAGSFLSYELPTQYTLNYKMLEMDIFDTFFIYGIIGVCLYFTFMIYCIRKSFKKSRILGWCTVTLFAHSMFAGHTLFNGLSATALVFILLLIKQGGAPTQKTSQTTYL, from the coding sequence ATGGAAAATCACTCACTCAACAGAACATTTATTTTTATCCTGCTGCTGGTTCCACTATTCGATAGCATGACGGGATTATTGGTGAGGGGAGATACCCTCTCTGCCGGAGGCCTTGGTACGCCGTCTCAGATAATCCGTTTTCTCCTTATTGGCCTATCGCTATTAATCATTCAGTCAAAACAACGATACCGGATATTAGCGATTATGTGCCTTTACATGTTATTGATTGAGGCCGTCGCTTTCGTTGCCCATCAGAGCTTTCAGGGACTCGCAATCGGATTGGTATTTTCCTACAAATTTATCTACGCAGCCTTTATATACTTCGCGCTTGAAAAGATCATCCAAAAAGAACATTTTGACGAAAAAGCATTGGTTCGCCTGATGTATAAATTCACAGCCATTTTGTGCTTCACGTTTATCATAGGAGATGTTTTGGCGATCAGGCTAGGCATCTCAAACTCATTCTTCAGGTCGCAGGGACTATTCTCATCGGGGAACGGACTGGGATTGTTGCTGGGGGCGTTATCTTTTATTCTTCGTTTTGGTTTTAAGCAACGTTATCTCAAAGGAATTGGTCCAAAAGCCCTGTATAGTCTGACCCTGGTCTGTCTGATGCTCATTGCTACAAAAGCATCTGTAATATTTCTGGTACTAAATTTTATTTTTATGCTATGGAGCATCCCTTCATTGTACCGTTCCTTTTTAATCATTGCTTTCCTTGTCCTGATCTTTATTTATGCCGACAAAATCCTTGCTTCGCTAAACATTGCATTTGAACTGCTCATATTCCGGTTTGAGAACAAGACTTCCTGGCTGGGCTTTTTAATGAGTGGACGTGAATCCTATCTGGATACGGCGTTCACTGCTTTTAAGCAATCACCCTTTCTGCCGCTCCGGATATTATTTGGCGCAGGCTCTTTTCTTTCCTATGAATTGCCTACGCAGTATACACTCAACTATAAAATGCTTGAGATGGACATATTTGATACTTTTTTTATCTATGGTATCATTGGCGTATGTCTGTATTTTACATTTATGATCTACTGTATACGCAAATCCTTTAAAAAAAGTCGAATATTGGGCTGGTGTACGGTGACCCTCTTCGCCCACTCGATGTTTGCGGGGCACACACTGTTCAATGGTCTGTCTGCCACAGCACTGGTTTTTATTCTTCTACTGATTAAACAAGGAGGAGCTCCTACTCAAAAGACTTCTCAAACAACATATTTATGA
- a CDS encoding glycosyltransferase has translation MNKATMEINLIFFSNLDSSNGGVETWLRLFLHEVLRGRQYFHKINIYYYTTPSKQIPLPADDNSNIIRYIPIQLSEKKGLFNNFIKLLKFHSNVAKALKKTHAVSALSLGSYPTGIFLAFFLNLYGIRRNTRHYIWLRTTLSKHIGTHTSRIFSKYIFFFEKKALKDADLVISNGWDTRDNYIREYNVPSVVVPNAINLSTYTNFEDVRQLPANKIKIAYIGRFFEAKGAHNFVSAIKIFNSHYPGLVDRVTFSFVGWGEESIEDFARTTPNCEFVGRIPNYKMHTYLATIHCGVALTKSGDDTGGGGSGVSNNLLELMAAGRLILAFDNIIFRQFPRQDFMIYVKENDDNELARYFSQIVDNFQQYYPMADNARSYAMSFSINEHVALLHQYLAEDTN, from the coding sequence GTGAACAAAGCCACCATGGAGATTAACTTAATATTTTTTTCAAATCTGGACTCCAGCAATGGAGGTGTAGAAACCTGGCTTCGCTTGTTTCTGCATGAAGTACTACGTGGGAGACAATATTTTCATAAAATAAACATATACTATTACACAACTCCTTCAAAACAAATTCCTTTACCGGCCGACGATAATAGCAACATCATTCGCTATATTCCCATACAGCTTTCAGAAAAAAAGGGGTTATTTAATAATTTTATTAAACTTCTGAAATTCCATAGTAATGTAGCCAAAGCTTTAAAAAAAACGCATGCTGTAAGCGCCTTGTCTTTAGGCTCCTATCCTACCGGCATTTTTTTGGCTTTTTTTCTTAACCTCTACGGTATCAGGCGAAACACCAGGCACTATATTTGGCTCCGTACAACATTAAGCAAACATATTGGCACCCATACCTCCCGGATCTTTTCAAAATATATTTTCTTTTTTGAAAAAAAAGCGTTGAAGGATGCAGATTTAGTAATCTCAAATGGTTGGGATACCCGGGATAACTATATCAGGGAATATAATGTACCGTCTGTTGTTGTTCCCAATGCAATCAATCTGTCTACCTACACAAATTTCGAAGATGTTCGCCAGTTGCCGGCAAACAAGATTAAGATAGCATATATTGGCAGGTTTTTTGAGGCAAAAGGGGCTCATAACTTCGTCTCCGCAATAAAAATATTTAATTCTCACTACCCCGGCCTGGTTGACAGGGTAACTTTCTCTTTTGTCGGCTGGGGTGAGGAATCGATAGAGGATTTCGCGAGAACTACTCCTAATTGTGAGTTTGTGGGCCGGATTCCCAATTACAAAATGCATACATATCTTGCCACTATCCATTGTGGTGTAGCATTAACCAAATCAGGGGATGATACCGGAGGCGGGGGAAGTGGTGTTTCTAACAATCTGCTGGAATTAATGGCTGCTGGTAGACTTATTCTTGCTTTTGACAATATCATTTTTCGCCAGTTTCCACGTCAGGACTTCATGATCTATGTCAAAGAAAACGACGACAATGAGCTGGCGAGATATTTTTCACAGATTGTTGATAACTTTCAGCAATATTATCCAATGGCAGATAATGCCAGATCCTATGCCATGAGTTTTTCCATTAACGAACATGTCGCCTTGCTTCACCAGTATCTTGCAGAAGATACCAACTAA